A region of Periplaneta americana isolate PAMFEO1 chromosome 16, P.americana_PAMFEO1_priV1, whole genome shotgun sequence DNA encodes the following proteins:
- the LOC138716218 gene encoding uncharacterized protein, translating to MGTPGPASNTSLLVTPVAEALTGAENCNKQQTRVTKANLCRNNIAALAESRTTLCEKEMYLIQQKYNQEQQLLKMKMETEKLKQEAFREKLMYYKEKRRRVEDE from the exons ATGGGTACACCAGGCCCGGCGTCTAACACATCTCTTCTTGTCACTCCAGTT GCTGAAGCTTTAACAGGAGCAGAAAACTGTAACAAGCAGCAGACTCGCGTCACCAAG GCCAATCTTTGTCGTAACAACATTGCTGCACTTGCCGAGAGCAGGACAACTCTCTgtgaaaaagaaatgtatttaatcCAACAGAAATATAACCAGGAGCAACAACTCctgaaaatgaaaatggaaactgAGAAACTAAAACAAGAagcatttagagaaaaattaatgtactataaagaaaaaagaaggcgTGTTGAGGACGAATAA